A single Micromonospora luteifusca DNA region contains:
- a CDS encoding SDR family oxidoreductase — protein sequence MKIAGSTALVTGANRGLGRHLAAELLARGATVYAGARNPDSVDLPGVTPVRLDITDPASVAAAAELAGGVNLLINNAGIDTRTDLLDGDLDLVRLELETHYIGTLSTIRAFAPVIASNGGGTILNVLSVLSWFGSPTHAAYSAAKSAEWAMTNVLRVQLADRGVRVAGLHVGYLDTDMAADITGPKSDPATIAKIGVDGIEADAYEILADDLSRQVQAGLAGGVAALYPQLP from the coding sequence ATGAAGATCGCTGGAAGCACCGCCCTCGTCACCGGAGCCAACCGTGGCCTCGGCCGGCACCTGGCCGCCGAACTCCTCGCCCGCGGCGCCACCGTCTACGCAGGCGCCCGCAACCCCGACAGCGTCGACCTACCCGGCGTGACTCCGGTCCGCCTCGACATCACCGACCCCGCCTCGGTGGCCGCCGCCGCCGAGCTGGCCGGCGGCGTGAACCTGCTGATCAACAACGCGGGCATCGACACCCGGACCGACCTCCTCGACGGCGACCTGGACCTCGTCCGGCTGGAGCTGGAGACCCACTACATCGGCACCCTGTCGACCATCCGGGCGTTCGCGCCGGTCATCGCCAGCAACGGCGGCGGAACGATCCTCAACGTGCTCTCCGTGCTGTCCTGGTTCGGCTCCCCGACCCACGCGGCCTACAGCGCCGCCAAATCCGCCGAGTGGGCGATGACCAACGTGCTGCGCGTCCAGCTCGCCGACCGGGGTGTCCGGGTCGCCGGCCTGCACGTCGGCTATTTGGACACCGACATGGCCGCCGATATCACCGGCCCGAAGTCCGACCCGGCGACGATCGCCAAGATCGGCGTGGACGGCATCGAGGCCGACGCGTACGAGATCCTCGCCGACGACCTCAGCCGCCAGGTGCAGGCCGGGCTGGCCGGCGGCGTCGCCGCGCTCTACCCTCAGCTCCCCTGA
- a CDS encoding sensor histidine kinase, translated as MKRYVNLAVAVAAVAATVLPALADGPRAWWVLPLAVLSSVPVLWRDRALLRVALVVGVATTASASLGAPPLLPVGPLVCLYTFAARASLPIRLLGIVVTAAGLMLSLLYPHPDVEVLRYLSVAYVFAYALGTSARARRSQAMALAERDRRVVGEREAAVLRERTRIARDLHDILTHAVGVMIVQAEAGPLLVRPHPDRADATFATIAATGRDAVVQLRRAVGSLHEAADQPLDQPGLAHLPVLVERVRATGLDAVLTVSSPPSELVSGPLGGAAGPLGGAAGPPFEPPADVGVAVYRIVQESLTNVVRHAEAGSVRVLLDYTAESLTLSITDDGRGDRASAVLPGYGIVGMRERAQACGGTLHTGPASDGGGFTVTATLPLPAPAVL; from the coding sequence GTGAAGCGGTACGTCAATCTCGCCGTCGCCGTGGCCGCCGTCGCGGCGACCGTGCTGCCCGCCCTGGCCGACGGCCCCCGTGCCTGGTGGGTGCTGCCGCTCGCGGTCCTGTCGTCGGTTCCGGTGCTGTGGCGAGACCGCGCGCTGCTCCGGGTCGCCCTCGTCGTGGGTGTCGCCACGACCGCCTCCGCCTCGCTCGGAGCGCCGCCGCTGCTGCCGGTCGGCCCGCTGGTCTGCCTGTACACGTTCGCGGCGCGTGCCTCCCTGCCGATCCGTCTGCTCGGCATCGTGGTCACCGCCGCCGGCCTGATGCTGTCGCTGCTCTATCCACACCCGGACGTGGAGGTGCTGCGTTACCTGTCGGTCGCCTACGTCTTCGCGTACGCCCTGGGCACCAGCGCCCGCGCCCGCCGTAGCCAGGCCATGGCCCTGGCCGAACGCGATCGTCGCGTCGTCGGCGAACGGGAGGCGGCCGTGCTGCGCGAGCGCACCCGTATCGCCCGTGACCTGCACGACATCCTCACCCACGCGGTCGGTGTCATGATCGTCCAAGCAGAGGCGGGCCCACTCCTGGTACGCCCGCACCCGGACCGCGCCGACGCCACTTTCGCGACGATCGCCGCCACCGGGCGGGACGCGGTCGTCCAGCTCCGCCGCGCGGTCGGGAGCCTGCACGAAGCCGCCGACCAGCCACTCGACCAGCCGGGGCTGGCCCACCTCCCCGTCCTCGTCGAACGCGTCCGCGCCACCGGCCTCGACGCCGTACTCACCGTCTCGTCCCCGCCGTCCGAACTCGTCTCCGGGCCGCTCGGCGGTGCCGCTGGGCCGCTCGGCGGTGCCGCTGGGCCGCCGTTCGAACCGCCCGCAGACGTCGGGGTGGCCGTCTACCGGATCGTGCAGGAGTCGCTGACCAATGTGGTCCGGCATGCCGAGGCGGGATCGGTCCGCGTCCTGCTCGACTACACGGCGGAGTCCCTGACCCTCTCGATCACCGATGACGGCCGTGGCGACCGGGCTTCCGCCGTGCTGCCCGGATACGGGATCGTCGGGATGCGCGAGCGCGCCCAGGCGTGCGGCGGAACCCTGCACACCGGCCCCGCCTCCGACGGCGGCGGTTTCACCGTCACCGCCACTCTCCCACTCCCGGCACCGGCGGTGCTCTGA
- a CDS encoding NmrA/HSCARG family protein, with protein sequence MNTQVNGTIAVFGATGQQGGAVVDALLDRRARVRALVRNPESGRAQALAARGVELAAIRIDDPASLVDALATVEAFYFMTPEANSLEEVEAEIRVGTALVDAAVAARVPHVVFNSVLGADRETGVPHHDSKHWIEEHLGKSGLRATMVRPAAFMEGFASVMAPSLEHGEIVLRLPLAEDVAVKMISVSDIGRIAAATLLDTADVPGGAIELVADELTGPQIAAAFGARAGLPARYEALPLSVLPNELDRAMFRQFAEAAEHPSDLAVVRAIEPATLDLAEWIRAIGWTAPTNVVGS encoded by the coding sequence ATGAACACGCAGGTGAACGGCACGATCGCAGTCTTCGGTGCGACGGGGCAACAGGGTGGGGCGGTAGTCGACGCGCTACTGGACCGCAGGGCGCGGGTGCGGGCTTTGGTGCGTAACCCCGAGTCCGGGCGGGCTCAGGCGCTGGCCGCCCGCGGCGTCGAGCTGGCGGCCATCCGGATCGACGACCCGGCGTCGTTGGTCGACGCGCTGGCGACGGTCGAGGCGTTCTACTTCATGACCCCGGAGGCGAACAGCCTCGAAGAGGTCGAGGCGGAGATCCGCGTCGGCACCGCGCTCGTCGACGCGGCGGTCGCGGCACGCGTCCCGCACGTCGTGTTCAACTCGGTGCTCGGGGCGGATCGGGAGACGGGTGTGCCACACCACGACTCGAAGCACTGGATCGAGGAGCACCTGGGGAAGTCTGGCCTGAGGGCCACGATGGTTCGCCCGGCCGCTTTCATGGAGGGCTTCGCGAGCGTGATGGCGCCGAGCCTGGAGCACGGAGAGATCGTGCTGAGGCTGCCGCTGGCGGAGGACGTCGCCGTGAAGATGATCTCGGTCAGCGACATCGGCCGGATCGCCGCCGCGACCCTGCTCGACACCGCGGATGTGCCCGGCGGAGCCATCGAGCTCGTCGCCGACGAGCTGACAGGCCCCCAGATCGCCGCAGCGTTCGGCGCGCGCGCCGGACTCCCGGCACGGTACGAGGCCCTGCCGCTGAGCGTTCTTCCCAACGAGCTCGACAGGGCGATGTTCCGCCAGTTCGCGGAAGCGGCGGAACACCCTTCGGACCTCGCGGTGGTGCGGGCGATCGAGCCGGCCACCCTGGACCTGGCCGAGTGGATCCGGGCCATCGGTTGGACCGCGCCCACGAACGTGGTTGGTTCCTGA
- a CDS encoding CDP-alcohol phosphatidyltransferase family protein: protein MTTLSLSPPVTLLNVPNAVTAVRTAVSVGLAVAALTHRSVHLLVAAYLIYWIGDILDGVAARALGQETRTGAVFDIVADRACTSACAAALVVLRPATALPIAVFLVQFMVIDQLLSLMFLRWPLLSPNYFARVDRRIYLWNWSPPAKALNTAAVVLLAIFAPMAAAVAFALGVAAVKVVSLVCAARLPTDPSHTQP, encoded by the coding sequence GTGACCACCCTCAGCCTCAGTCCGCCGGTCACGCTCCTCAACGTTCCCAACGCCGTCACCGCCGTGCGGACGGCCGTCTCCGTCGGGCTCGCCGTGGCGGCGCTGACCCACCGCAGTGTCCATCTGCTGGTGGCCGCCTACCTGATCTACTGGATCGGTGACATCCTCGACGGTGTCGCCGCCCGAGCCCTGGGCCAGGAGACACGCACCGGTGCGGTCTTCGACATCGTCGCCGACCGTGCCTGCACGTCGGCCTGCGCCGCCGCACTGGTCGTGCTGCGGCCCGCCACAGCCCTGCCGATCGCGGTGTTTCTCGTCCAGTTCATGGTCATCGACCAGTTGCTGAGCCTGATGTTCCTGCGCTGGCCGCTGCTGAGCCCGAACTACTTCGCCCGCGTCGATCGGCGCATCTACCTGTGGAACTGGTCTCCGCCGGCGAAGGCGCTGAACACCGCCGCGGTGGTGCTTCTGGCGATCTTCGCGCCGATGGCCGCGGCCGTCGCGTTCGCCCTCGGGGTCGCCGCGGTGAAGGTCGTCTCGTTGGTCTGCGCCGCCAGGTTGCCAACGGACCCGTCGCACACCCAGCCATGA
- a CDS encoding VOC family protein — protein sequence MARSVQITFDCADPAALAAFWAEALSYQVQAPPGDFESWEQALEAMGVPPENRNDASAVVDPEGSGPRLFFQRVPEHKQAKNRVHLDVRAAPGLEGDERMAALEAEAVRLGSHGATRLDRHEPAPPLAAGHIVMADPEGNEFCLD from the coding sequence ATGGCCCGCAGCGTGCAGATCACGTTCGACTGCGCCGACCCTGCCGCGTTGGCGGCGTTCTGGGCCGAGGCGCTCAGCTACCAGGTGCAGGCCCCGCCCGGAGACTTCGAGTCCTGGGAGCAGGCGCTGGAAGCGATGGGGGTGCCGCCGGAGAACCGGAACGACGCGTCGGCGGTGGTGGACCCCGAGGGCTCGGGGCCCCGGCTGTTCTTCCAACGGGTACCGGAGCACAAGCAGGCGAAGAATCGCGTACACCTCGATGTGCGAGCCGCTCCGGGGCTGGAGGGCGACGAGCGGATGGCGGCCCTGGAGGCGGAGGCCGTCCGGCTCGGCTCGCACGGCGCCACCCGGCTCGATCGCCATGAGCCCGCTCCCCCACTGGCGGCTGGTCACATCGTCATGGCCGACCCCGAGGGGAACGAGTTCTGCCTCGACTGA
- a CDS encoding nitrilase-related carbon-nitrogen hydrolase, whose translation MMMIVATLLSGLLWLGGSGLHPVAALTWLAPIPLILASLRVRPRTALGATALAWLIGQLGLLGYYLGTLRLPVPAVAGVVLLGLGLAGGTVLLARALLLRGRIVTAVLTVPALWVLGEYGASRLLPNGAWWSLAYTQADVRPVIQLTALTGVWGVTYLLLAVPIALAALLGGLRPTLTTQLGHPRRALTCLLALLLSTGGWSAWSLSRSPDPAGLLTVGLVALRQPEDGLPLDEPSGRDLLTRYVPRVAGLVARGARVVVLPEKVFAVTDSTLPLLVDALRQTEARVVVGAVLRRAGTASNVALVLDPDGTITTYEKQHLVPGLEEWLTPGDDDVIVDGRFGVAICKDLDYPGLVRRYRARGATVLLVPALDFTSDGWLHGRMALVRGVENGLTVVRAAALGRPTVTDPGGRMLGEATAGDAELLVTSVPTTGWGTVYSRTGDWFALLSLVLLVVSLGGARRRRLTSAPRVSAFNS comes from the coding sequence ATGATGATGATCGTCGCCACACTCCTGAGTGGCCTGCTCTGGCTCGGTGGCTCCGGGCTGCACCCCGTGGCCGCGCTGACCTGGCTCGCCCCGATCCCGCTGATCCTCGCCTCGTTGCGGGTACGTCCGAGAACCGCGCTGGGCGCGACGGCTCTCGCCTGGCTGATCGGTCAGCTCGGCCTGCTGGGGTACTACCTCGGCACCCTGCGACTACCGGTCCCCGCGGTCGCCGGCGTGGTCCTGCTCGGCCTCGGCCTGGCCGGTGGCACGGTCCTGCTCGCCCGGGCGCTGCTGCTACGCGGACGGATCGTGACCGCGGTCCTCACCGTGCCGGCCCTCTGGGTGCTGGGGGAGTACGGCGCGTCCCGGCTGCTTCCGAACGGTGCCTGGTGGAGTCTCGCCTACACCCAGGCCGACGTCCGCCCGGTCATCCAGCTGACCGCGCTCACCGGCGTCTGGGGCGTCACCTACCTGCTGCTCGCCGTCCCCATCGCCCTCGCCGCTCTGCTCGGCGGTCTGCGGCCCACCCTGACGACCCAACTCGGACACCCGCGGCGCGCTCTCACCTGCCTGCTCGCTCTCCTGCTCAGCACCGGCGGATGGTCGGCCTGGTCGCTGAGCCGTTCTCCCGACCCGGCCGGGCTGCTGACCGTCGGCCTTGTCGCCCTGCGCCAGCCCGAGGACGGGCTCCCGCTCGACGAACCGTCCGGCCGTGACCTGCTCACCCGTTACGTGCCGCGGGTCGCGGGCCTGGTCGCCCGCGGGGCACGGGTCGTCGTGCTGCCGGAGAAGGTGTTCGCCGTGACCGACTCGACGCTGCCCCTGCTCGTGGACGCACTGCGGCAGACCGAGGCCCGGGTCGTCGTCGGTGCGGTGCTGCGGCGGGCCGGCACGGCGAGCAACGTCGCGCTGGTGCTGGACCCGGACGGGACCATCACGACGTACGAGAAACAGCATCTGGTCCCGGGCCTGGAGGAATGGCTGACGCCGGGTGACGACGACGTGATCGTGGACGGGCGGTTCGGCGTCGCGATCTGCAAGGACCTCGACTATCCCGGCCTGGTCCGGCGGTATCGGGCGCGGGGTGCGACGGTGCTGCTGGTCCCCGCGCTGGACTTCACCTCCGACGGCTGGCTGCACGGCCGGATGGCCCTGGTCCGTGGCGTGGAGAACGGGCTCACCGTGGTCCGCGCCGCCGCGCTCGGCCGGCCGACGGTGACCGATCCCGGCGGCAGGATGCTGGGTGAGGCCACCGCTGGTGACGCGGAGTTGCTGGTCACGTCCGTTCCGACCACGGGGTGGGGCACGGTCTACTCGCGTACGGGAGACTGGTTTGCGCTTCTGTCCCTGGTCTTGTTGGTCGTCTCCCTGGGTGGGGCGCGGCGGCGGCGCTTGACGTCGGCGCCCAGGGTGTCAGCCTTCAATTCGTGA
- the htpG gene encoding molecular chaperone HtpG, giving the protein MGDGVSNQAETLEFQAEARQLLQLVVHSIYSNKDVFLRELISNASDALDKLRLATLVDKDLVADTDDLHVALEVDRDARTLTVRDNGIGMTRDEVVQLIGTIAKSGTAELLRQLRESADAHASQDLIGQFGVGFYAAFMVADRVTLLTRKAGETGGTRWESTGEGTYSIEGVDEAPQGTTVTLHLKPADTEDNLHDYTAEWTIREIVKRYSDFIAWPIRMTVERPGADDAPATSEVQTLNSMKALWARPRDEVDAAEYNEFYKHVSHDWADPLEVVHMKGEGTFEYEALLFLPSHAPLDLFSPQGRRGVQLYVKRVFIMDDCEALVPTYLRFVKGVVDAHDLSLNISREILQQDRQIQIVRRRLVKKILATVKDLKANHAERYRTFWTEFGAVVKEGLIDDTDNRDTLLDILSVASTHDPVEPTDLAGYVARMKDGQTDIWYATGETRAAIENSPHLEAFRAKGHEVLLLTDQVDEVWVERVGTYDGRPLRSIAKGEIDLDTDEEKQQAEAEREQQRQEFAALLDWLGTTLTDSVREVRLSSRLTTSPACVVGDAHDLTPTLEKMYRAMGHEIPTTKRILEINPGHPLVSGLRKAHEQGSDSAALTETAELLYGLAVLAEGGELTDPARFTRTLADRLARTL; this is encoded by the coding sequence ATGGGAGACGGTGTGAGCAACCAGGCCGAAACGTTGGAATTCCAGGCCGAGGCGCGTCAGCTCCTCCAGTTGGTGGTCCACTCGATCTATTCGAACAAGGACGTCTTCCTGCGCGAACTCATCTCGAACGCGTCCGACGCACTGGACAAGCTGCGACTGGCCACGCTTGTCGACAAGGACCTCGTCGCCGACACCGACGACCTGCACGTCGCCCTGGAGGTCGACCGGGACGCCCGCACCCTCACCGTGCGCGACAACGGCATCGGGATGACCCGCGACGAGGTGGTCCAGCTGATCGGCACCATCGCCAAGTCGGGCACCGCCGAGCTGCTGCGCCAACTGCGCGAATCCGCTGACGCCCACGCCTCGCAGGACCTGATCGGCCAGTTCGGCGTCGGCTTCTACGCCGCGTTCATGGTCGCCGACCGGGTCACCCTGCTGACCCGCAAGGCCGGCGAGACCGGCGGCACCCGGTGGGAGTCCACCGGCGAGGGCACGTACTCGATCGAGGGGGTCGACGAGGCGCCACAGGGCACCACGGTGACCCTGCACCTGAAGCCGGCCGACACCGAGGACAACCTGCACGACTACACCGCCGAATGGACGATCCGAGAGATCGTCAAGCGATACTCCGACTTCATCGCCTGGCCGATCCGGATGACCGTCGAGCGCCCCGGCGCCGACGACGCCCCCGCCACCAGCGAGGTGCAGACCCTCAACTCGATGAAGGCACTCTGGGCGCGGCCCCGCGACGAGGTCGACGCCGCCGAGTACAACGAGTTCTACAAGCACGTAAGCCACGACTGGGCCGACCCGCTCGAGGTCGTGCACATGAAGGGCGAGGGCACCTTCGAGTACGAGGCGCTGCTGTTCCTGCCCAGCCACGCCCCACTGGACCTGTTCTCCCCGCAGGGCCGTCGCGGCGTCCAGCTCTACGTCAAGCGCGTGTTCATCATGGACGACTGCGAGGCGCTGGTCCCGACCTACCTGCGCTTCGTCAAGGGTGTGGTCGACGCGCACGACCTGTCGCTGAACATCTCCCGGGAGATCCTCCAGCAGGACCGGCAGATCCAGATCGTCCGCCGTCGCCTGGTGAAGAAGATCCTCGCCACGGTCAAGGACCTGAAGGCCAACCACGCCGAGCGGTACCGCACCTTCTGGACCGAGTTCGGCGCGGTGGTCAAGGAAGGGTTGATCGACGACACCGACAACCGTGACACACTGCTGGACATCCTGTCGGTGGCCTCCACCCACGACCCGGTCGAGCCCACCGACCTGGCCGGTTACGTCGCCAGGATGAAGGACGGCCAGACCGACATCTGGTATGCCACCGGCGAGACGCGGGCCGCCATCGAGAACTCCCCGCACCTGGAGGCGTTCCGGGCCAAGGGTCACGAGGTGCTGCTGCTCACCGACCAGGTCGACGAGGTGTGGGTCGAGCGGGTCGGCACGTACGACGGCCGGCCGCTGCGCTCGATCGCCAAGGGCGAGATCGACCTGGACACCGACGAGGAGAAGCAGCAGGCCGAGGCCGAGCGCGAGCAGCAGCGGCAGGAGTTCGCGGCGCTGCTCGACTGGCTGGGCACCACCCTGACCGACAGTGTCCGGGAGGTTCGCCTGTCGTCCCGGCTGACCACCTCACCGGCCTGCGTCGTCGGCGACGCCCACGACCTCACCCCGACCCTGGAGAAGATGTACCGGGCGATGGGCCACGAGATCCCCACGACCAAGCGGATCCTGGAGATCAACCCCGGTCACCCGCTGGTCTCCGGGCTGCGCAAGGCCCACGAGCAGGGCAGCGACTCGGCGGCCCTGACCGAGACCGCCGAGCTGCTCTACGGCTTGGCGGTGCTCGCCGAGGGCGGTGAGCTGACCGATCCGGCCCGCTTCACCCGGACGCTCGCCGATCGGCTGGCGCGCACCCTCTAG
- a CDS encoding response regulator yields the protein MLRVVLADDQDLFRAGFATILGAEPDIEVVAEACDGAAAVQAALEHRPDVVLMDMRMPVLDGVAATRHVCARTPSRVLALTMFDTDDYLYAALRAGASGFLLKDAPRADLVNAVRVVAAGDALLAPGVTARVIGELHRRGHPDPARAAAVTALTARETDVLRLIAAGLSNAEIAAHHHLSEHTVKTHVGNLLAKLHLRDRAQAVMIAYESGLVIPGQ from the coding sequence ATGCTGCGCGTCGTGCTCGCCGACGACCAGGACCTGTTCCGGGCCGGGTTCGCCACGATCCTCGGCGCCGAGCCGGACATCGAGGTGGTCGCCGAGGCCTGCGACGGCGCGGCCGCCGTGCAGGCCGCCCTCGAACACCGTCCCGACGTCGTCCTGATGGACATGCGCATGCCCGTCCTCGACGGTGTCGCCGCGACCCGCCACGTCTGCGCACGCACACCGAGCCGGGTCCTCGCCCTGACCATGTTCGACACCGACGACTACCTGTACGCGGCCCTGCGTGCCGGTGCCAGCGGCTTCCTGCTCAAGGACGCCCCACGAGCCGACCTGGTGAACGCGGTCCGCGTGGTCGCCGCCGGTGACGCGCTGCTCGCCCCCGGCGTCACCGCCCGCGTGATCGGTGAACTGCACCGGCGCGGCCACCCGGACCCCGCCCGGGCCGCCGCGGTGACCGCGCTGACCGCCCGCGAGACGGACGTACTGCGCCTGATCGCGGCCGGCCTGTCCAACGCCGAGATCGCCGCCCACCACCACCTCAGCGAGCACACGGTGAAGACGCACGTCGGCAACCTGCTCGCCAAACTGCACCTGCGCGACCGCGCCCAGGCAGTGATGATCGCCTACGAATCCGGCCTGGTGATTCCCGGACAGTGA
- a CDS encoding ThuA domain-containing protein, with protein sequence MPVDTVIFSGDGPHADPWHPLAETSATLATLIGDPGSVTIVTSVDQLDAALDGARLLVVNASANRSTPIPEDEDFARILDGFLARGGSLLATHSATLAFPQVPSWRSAVGAAWEHGRSFHPPIGPSLVRRSGVEHPISTGLGDFEVFDERYTDLELIDGVDVEPLYVHDEGGATHPLVWARTVGSSRIVYSALGHDARSYESPEHVELLRRVVSWLRHDS encoded by the coding sequence ATGCCTGTCGACACTGTGATCTTCAGCGGGGATGGCCCGCACGCCGACCCCTGGCACCCGTTGGCGGAAACCAGCGCCACGCTCGCCACGCTGATCGGTGACCCGGGTTCCGTGACGATCGTGACGTCCGTCGACCAGCTTGACGCCGCCCTCGACGGTGCACGTCTGCTGGTGGTGAACGCCAGCGCCAACCGGTCGACCCCGATCCCCGAGGATGAGGACTTCGCCCGCATCCTCGACGGCTTCCTGGCCCGTGGTGGCAGCCTGCTCGCCACACACAGCGCCACGCTCGCGTTCCCCCAGGTGCCGAGCTGGCGATCCGCGGTCGGCGCCGCCTGGGAACACGGTCGGAGCTTCCACCCGCCGATCGGCCCGAGCCTCGTTCGCCGCAGCGGTGTCGAGCATCCGATCAGCACCGGGCTCGGGGACTTCGAGGTCTTCGACGAGCGCTACACCGACCTGGAGTTGATCGACGGCGTCGACGTCGAGCCGCTCTACGTCCACGACGAGGGCGGCGCCACCCACCCGCTCGTCTGGGCGCGCACCGTGGGGAGCAGCCGGATCGTCTACAGCGCGCTCGGCCACGACGCCCGGTCGTACGAGTCGCCGGAGCACGTGGAGCTGCTGCGACGCGTCGTCTCCTGGCTCCGCCACGACAGCTGA
- the dinB gene encoding DNA polymerase IV encodes MSPDAHILHADLDAFYASVEQRDDPRLRGRPVIVGGGVVLAASYEAKARGVRSAMGGQQARRLCPDAIVVPPRMSAYTAASRAVFEIFRQTTPLVEGLSIDEAFLDVGGLRRLVGPPADIAERLRREVRERVHLPITVGVARTKFLAKVASGVAKPDGLLVVPPDGEMAFLHPLPVERLWGVGPVTSAKLREHRIRTVGEVARLGEAALVSLLGSGAGRHLHALAHNRDPRAVQVGRRRGSMGAQHALSRTPHALVELDAILAGLVDRVSRRMRAAGRAGRTVLLRLRFGDYTRATRSHTIGKATADTTSLLAAARALLRAALPEIDRRGVTLIGVSVGNLDDNPVQPELPFLRNPGAELDAAVDAVRDRFGSTALTRAVLLGRDPGVEMPLLPD; translated from the coding sequence GTGTCGCCCGACGCCCACATCCTGCACGCCGACCTGGACGCGTTCTACGCGTCGGTCGAGCAACGCGACGACCCGCGCCTACGCGGGCGGCCGGTGATCGTCGGTGGCGGCGTGGTCCTCGCGGCGAGCTATGAGGCGAAGGCGCGCGGCGTCCGCAGCGCGATGGGCGGCCAGCAGGCACGCCGGCTGTGTCCCGACGCGATCGTGGTGCCGCCCCGGATGTCGGCGTACACGGCGGCGAGCCGCGCGGTCTTCGAGATCTTCCGGCAGACCACGCCGCTGGTCGAGGGGCTCTCCATCGACGAGGCGTTCCTGGACGTGGGTGGCCTGCGGCGGCTGGTCGGGCCACCGGCCGACATCGCCGAGCGGCTGCGCCGGGAGGTCCGCGAACGGGTCCACCTGCCGATCACGGTGGGCGTGGCCCGAACGAAGTTCCTGGCGAAGGTGGCCAGCGGGGTGGCGAAGCCGGACGGGCTGCTGGTGGTCCCACCGGACGGCGAGATGGCCTTCCTGCACCCACTGCCGGTCGAGCGGCTGTGGGGCGTCGGCCCGGTCACCTCCGCCAAGTTGCGGGAACACCGGATCCGTACCGTCGGGGAGGTGGCCCGGCTCGGCGAGGCCGCGCTGGTGTCACTGCTCGGGTCGGGCGCCGGCCGGCACCTGCACGCTCTGGCCCACAATCGCGACCCCCGGGCGGTGCAGGTCGGCCGCCGCCGCGGTTCGATGGGCGCGCAGCACGCGCTGAGCCGTACCCCGCATGCTCTGGTGGAGTTGGATGCCATCCTCGCGGGCCTGGTCGATCGGGTCAGCCGGCGGATGCGGGCAGCCGGGCGGGCCGGTCGCACGGTGCTGCTGCGCCTGCGCTTCGGCGACTACACCCGGGCGACCCGCTCACACACCATCGGGAAGGCGACGGCCGACACGACGTCGCTCCTCGCCGCCGCGCGAGCGCTGCTGCGGGCCGCGCTGCCCGAGATCGATCGCCGTGGTGTGACCCTGATCGGTGTCTCGGTGGGCAACCTGGACGACAACCCGGTGCAGCCGGAGCTGCCATTCCTTCGCAATCCGGGCGCGGAGTTGGACGCCGCAGTGGACGCGGTCCGCGACCGATTCGGATCGACGGCGCTCACCCGGGCAGTGCTGCTCGGCCGAGATCCGGGCGTTGAGATGCCGCTGCTGCCCGATTGA
- a CDS encoding MarR family winged helix-turn-helix transcriptional regulator: MDYGDKLFWLSVLIQRKYAQICAEFDLTPSQATLLCAIRNEPRQMADLAASLGMTKNALSQLVDRTARRELVGRAGSAQDRRVVMLGATPAGRVLGEAVYAEVAKRLPEIAGSLDADDQRDFERVATALVDTSDLSSPTSKQPITP; encoded by the coding sequence GTGGACTATGGCGACAAGCTCTTCTGGCTCTCGGTTTTGATCCAACGCAAGTACGCGCAGATCTGCGCCGAGTTCGACCTGACCCCTTCGCAGGCCACGCTGCTCTGCGCGATCAGGAACGAGCCGCGGCAGATGGCTGACCTCGCCGCGTCGTTGGGTATGACTAAGAACGCATTGAGCCAGCTGGTAGATCGCACCGCGCGGCGCGAGTTGGTCGGCCGGGCGGGCTCGGCGCAGGACCGACGGGTCGTCATGCTCGGTGCGACGCCCGCGGGGAGGGTTCTCGGCGAGGCCGTGTACGCCGAGGTCGCTAAGCGTCTGCCCGAGATCGCGGGGAGCCTTGACGCCGACGACCAGCGCGATTTCGAGCGCGTGGCCACCGCCCTCGTGGACACCTCGGACCTCTCTTCGCCCACCTCGAAGCAACCCATCACACCGTGA
- a CDS encoding ArsR/SmtB family transcription factor, which translates to MGELSGDRLIEVLATLASPHRLRVLAALTGGRAYVSQLARDLGISRALLQVHLKKLEKAGLVTAHLELSEDGKALKYYEASPFSLHLTPDVVAVAVTTLSNAGDGDAVPKGNN; encoded by the coding sequence ATGGGAGAGCTGAGCGGCGATCGGCTGATCGAGGTCCTTGCCACTCTGGCCAGTCCGCACAGACTGCGTGTGCTCGCCGCACTGACCGGTGGACGGGCCTACGTCTCACAGCTAGCCCGCGATCTGGGCATCAGCCGCGCGCTGCTGCAGGTGCACCTCAAGAAGTTGGAGAAGGCCGGGCTGGTCACCGCGCATCTGGAGTTGTCCGAGGACGGCAAGGCACTCAAGTACTACGAGGCCTCGCCGTTCTCGCTGCACCTCACGCCCGACGTGGTGGCGGTCGCCGTCACGACCCTGAGCAACGCCGGTGACGGCGACGCCGTACCGAAAGGAAACAATTAG